The Chloroflexota bacterium genome window below encodes:
- a CDS encoding CYTH domain-containing protein — MTSSRVEAELKYTAITDRPLQELERAEVLGPARLGVPSTVAEVDRYLDTADLRLAAAHWACRLRSRDGRTIVSLKGPAEHRPGDLLHLRPEVEGPADADLEAPAWPPSLARDQLLAMAAGASLVERFSLEQERTERGVTVEGTRIGGLSLDRVRVMHHQSEIGRMTIVELELDPAALEQGLDHAPLALALSAVDGLLPDPRSKFERALAMLPQPDPGVSRQAEGGG, encoded by the coding sequence TCGTCGCGGGTCGAGGCCGAGCTGAAATACACCGCCATCACCGACCGACCGCTTCAAGAGCTGGAGCGCGCCGAGGTGCTCGGCCCCGCACGCCTCGGAGTCCCCAGCACCGTCGCGGAGGTCGATCGATATCTTGACACCGCCGACCTGCGGCTGGCCGCCGCTCACTGGGCGTGCCGGCTGCGATCACGCGACGGACGGACGATCGTCTCGCTGAAGGGGCCCGCCGAGCATCGGCCCGGCGACCTGCTTCACCTCCGCCCGGAGGTCGAGGGACCCGCCGATGCCGATCTCGAGGCGCCCGCCTGGCCGCCATCGCTGGCGCGTGACCAGCTGCTCGCCATGGCCGCCGGAGCCTCCCTGGTCGAGCGATTCAGCCTCGAGCAGGAACGGACGGAACGCGGCGTGACCGTGGAGGGGACCCGGATCGGCGGCCTCTCGCTCGACCGGGTGCGGGTCATGCATCACCAGAGCGAGATCGGCCGGATGACCATCGTCGAGCTGGAGCTGGACCCCGCCGCGTTGGAGCAGGGCCTCGACCATGCTCCGCTCGCGCTGGCGCTGTCAGCGGTGGACGGGCTCCTGCCGGATCCGAGGAGCAAGTTCGAGCGAGCGCTGGCGATGCTGCCCCAACCTGACCCAGGCGTCAGTCGCCAAGCGGAAGGCGGAGGATGA
- a CDS encoding Ku protein codes for MARSMWRGAIQFGLVTIPVKLYLATETGGIGFNMLHESCLNRIQMKVYCPFHDEVVSRSDTVRGYEWAKGRYVVVTDEDIESVPLKTVRAIEIEMFVDAHREGQGVEFVKQAYYLEPDPIGRKAFELLRQVLAEQGKTAICKIVLKDREQLAALNPYTKTMLLTTLHWPDEIRSLEELNIPDEEIEVKPAERKMAEQLVASMTGEFKPDEFKDNYREALMAVIEAKVAGEAPAPAQKVEPTRIGDLMAALEASVASAREARSKGASPKAKEAPAAKAAGKPAKVAAKPAKVAAKSRKAATVEEVARPRQRKSA; via the coding sequence ATGGCACGTTCAATGTGGCGCGGCGCGATCCAATTCGGACTGGTCACCATCCCCGTCAAGCTCTACCTGGCGACCGAGACGGGCGGCATCGGTTTCAACATGCTCCACGAGAGCTGTCTGAACCGGATCCAGATGAAGGTGTACTGCCCATTCCACGATGAAGTGGTGTCTCGCTCGGACACGGTGCGCGGCTACGAGTGGGCCAAGGGGCGCTACGTGGTGGTGACCGATGAGGACATCGAGTCTGTGCCGCTCAAGACGGTCCGTGCGATCGAGATCGAGATGTTCGTGGACGCCCATCGCGAGGGGCAGGGGGTCGAGTTCGTGAAGCAGGCCTACTACCTGGAGCCGGACCCGATCGGTCGCAAGGCCTTCGAGCTGCTGCGGCAGGTGCTGGCCGAGCAGGGCAAGACCGCCATCTGCAAGATCGTGCTCAAGGATCGCGAGCAGCTCGCCGCCCTGAACCCGTACACCAAGACGATGCTGCTGACCACGCTGCATTGGCCGGACGAGATCCGCTCGCTCGAGGAGCTGAACATCCCCGACGAGGAGATCGAGGTCAAGCCCGCGGAACGCAAGATGGCCGAGCAGCTGGTCGCCTCCATGACCGGCGAGTTCAAGCCGGACGAGTTCAAGGACAACTACCGCGAGGCGCTGATGGCGGTGATCGAGGCCAAGGTCGCGGGCGAGGCTCCGGCGCCGGCACAGAAGGTCGAGCCGACGCGCATCGGCGACCTGATGGCCGCCCTCGAGGCGAGCGTGGCCAGCGCGCGCGAGGCGCGAAGCAAGGGCGCATCGCCGAAGGCCAAGGAGGCTCCCGCAGCGAAGGCTGCCGGGAAGCCCGCGAAGGTCGCCGCGAAGCCCGCGAAGGTCGCCGCGAAGTCCCGGAAGGCCGCGACCGTTGAAGAGGTCGCTCGGCCGCGCCAACGCAAGAGCGCCTAG
- a CDS encoding OsmC family protein has translation MPTTLTALATVVDPGQAVRVDVMSGTGFELIFDTADAGADRAGPSPTESILAALAACTSMDVGSILRKKRQPAASYRIAVTGEKRDEHPQVYTSIVVDHQLAGEIEPEALRRAVELSATTYCPVSAMLSRSVRIEHRFRLVRGDGEEVNALVAVTGPEGAQVL, from the coding sequence ATGCCCACCACGCTCACCGCGCTGGCCACCGTGGTCGATCCGGGGCAGGCGGTGCGCGTCGACGTGATGAGTGGGACCGGCTTCGAGCTGATCTTCGACACTGCCGACGCAGGGGCGGATCGCGCCGGGCCGAGCCCGACCGAGTCGATCCTGGCAGCGCTTGCGGCCTGCACCTCGATGGACGTCGGCAGCATCCTGCGCAAGAAGCGGCAGCCGGCGGCCAGCTACCGCATTGCGGTCACTGGAGAGAAGAGAGACGAGCACCCGCAGGTCTACACCAGCATCGTGGTCGATCACCAGCTGGCGGGCGAGATCGAGCCCGAGGCGCTGCGACGAGCGGTTGAGCTCTCGGCGACGACCTACTGCCCGGTGAGCGCGATGCTGTCGCGCTCGGTGCGGATTGAGCACCGCTTCCGACTCGTCCGGGGAGACGGCGAGGAGGTCAACGCGCTGGTGGCGGTCACGGGACCGGAGGGCGCTCAGGTCCTCTGA
- a CDS encoding ATP-dependent DNA ligase, with product MSSSPFAAFAETAEAVAGTTSKLRKRDLLASYLRTLPMADVPIAATFFAGRPLPGSADKLGLGWVQQTQALAAASGADERALHEAYLRHSDLGDAAAELLSERSALESRLTLADLEAAFRAMSEAGSTAERVALMTDLFRRATAAEARFVGRIAARELRIGLREGLLEEAIAEAFERPIVAVRRALMLVGEPGEAAALARDDRLAEAALHLARPIRFMLATPVADADEVMRRVGDEAWIEDKYDGVRAQLHLDPPAPPLLFSRDLNEIGGAFPEVVSAAAALEHRLVIDGELIPYRSGAVLDFASLQTRLGRVDPSAELLAEVPVVLVAFDLLHLDGRDLLETPLRERRAALEELSLPERSGERFLYSHLATAHSAADVEAHFDDARERRNEGLMVKDPASVYQPGRRGLGWLKLKKALATLDCVVVGVEWGHGKRRGVLSDYTFAVRGPDGESLLTIGKAYTGLTDAEIATMTEHFKEITLRDFGRYRSVVPEVVVEIAFDRLTRSARHKSGFAMRFPRIVRIRDDKTPADIDDLATVEKLFAAQASGRILLARGARGETERIAATGELADEEAKG from the coding sequence ATGTCCTCCAGCCCGTTCGCCGCGTTTGCCGAGACGGCGGAGGCGGTCGCGGGCACGACCTCCAAGCTGCGCAAACGCGACCTGCTGGCGTCCTACCTGCGCACCCTCCCGATGGCCGACGTACCGATCGCCGCCACCTTCTTCGCCGGCAGGCCGCTCCCCGGCAGCGCCGACAAGCTGGGGCTCGGCTGGGTGCAGCAGACGCAGGCGCTCGCCGCGGCGAGTGGTGCCGACGAGCGGGCGCTGCACGAGGCGTACCTGCGCCATTCCGACCTCGGGGACGCGGCAGCCGAGCTGCTCAGCGAGCGCTCCGCGCTGGAGTCCCGGTTGACGCTGGCGGATCTCGAGGCGGCGTTTCGAGCCATGAGCGAGGCGGGCAGCACCGCGGAGCGCGTGGCGCTGATGACCGACCTCTTTCGACGCGCCACCGCAGCGGAGGCGCGCTTCGTGGGCCGCATCGCGGCGCGCGAGCTGCGGATCGGGCTGCGCGAGGGGTTGCTGGAGGAGGCGATCGCCGAAGCCTTCGAGCGGCCGATCGTGGCGGTGCGCCGGGCGCTGATGCTGGTCGGCGAGCCCGGCGAGGCGGCGGCCCTGGCCCGCGACGACCGGCTCGCCGAGGCGGCGCTGCACCTGGCACGGCCGATCCGCTTCATGCTGGCCACGCCGGTCGCCGATGCCGACGAGGTGATGCGCCGGGTGGGCGACGAGGCCTGGATCGAGGACAAGTACGACGGTGTTCGGGCGCAGCTGCACCTGGACCCTCCGGCGCCGCCACTCCTCTTCTCCCGCGACCTCAACGAGATCGGCGGGGCCTTCCCGGAGGTCGTGTCAGCTGCCGCAGCGCTCGAGCACCGGCTGGTGATCGACGGCGAGCTGATTCCGTATCGGTCCGGCGCGGTGCTCGACTTCGCCAGCCTGCAGACGCGGCTCGGCCGCGTGGATCCGAGCGCCGAGCTGCTCGCGGAGGTGCCTGTGGTCCTGGTCGCTTTCGACCTGTTGCACCTCGACGGTCGGGATCTGCTGGAGACGCCGCTGCGCGAGCGCAGGGCCGCGCTGGAGGAGCTGAGCCTGCCGGAGCGCAGCGGCGAGCGCTTCCTCTACTCGCATCTCGCCACGGCGCATTCCGCGGCCGACGTGGAAGCTCACTTCGACGATGCGCGGGAGCGACGCAACGAGGGGCTGATGGTCAAGGATCCCGCATCGGTCTATCAGCCAGGGCGGCGCGGGCTTGGCTGGCTGAAGCTCAAGAAGGCGCTCGCCACCCTGGACTGCGTGGTGGTGGGGGTCGAGTGGGGACACGGCAAGCGTCGCGGCGTCCTGTCGGACTACACCTTCGCCGTTCGCGGCCCGGATGGCGAGTCACTTCTCACCATCGGCAAGGCCTACACCGGCCTGACCGATGCCGAGATCGCGACCATGACGGAGCACTTCAAGGAGATCACCCTGCGCGACTTCGGGCGCTACCGGAGCGTGGTGCCGGAGGTCGTGGTCGAGATCGCGTTCGATCGCCTCACGCGCAGCGCGCGCCACAAGAGCGGGTTCGCGATGCGGTTTCCGCGGATCGTGCGAATTCGCGACGACAAGACGCCCGCCGACATCGACGACCTGGCCACAGTCGAGAAGCTCTTCGCGGCCCAGGCGAGCGGCAGGATCCTGCTGGCGCGTGGCGCCAGGGGCGAGACGGAGCGGATCGCCGCGACCGGGGAGCTTGCCGACGAGGAGGCGAAGGGCTAG
- a CDS encoding pyridoxamine 5'-phosphate oxidase family protein, whose translation MPTWQTLRSLAPELVTVGEARLRHFRLAMLGTIRADGSPRISPIEPYFGSGELLFGVIRGSAKARDLLRDPRCTLHSIIDDPDGGDPELTLRGRFIEVDPVVRQADPDAWWLSFEETAPLVGTIELEAASLLRFDLERGELSVMLWTPPSGVTERRKPYP comes from the coding sequence ATGCCCACCTGGCAGACGCTGCGCAGCCTGGCCCCCGAGCTGGTCACCGTCGGCGAGGCACGCCTCCGACATTTCCGCCTCGCGATGCTGGGCACGATCCGAGCGGATGGGTCGCCGCGCATCAGCCCGATCGAGCCCTATTTCGGCAGCGGGGAGCTGCTCTTCGGAGTGATTCGGGGCTCCGCCAAGGCGCGTGACCTCCTGCGCGATCCGCGCTGCACGCTGCACTCAATCATCGATGACCCCGATGGCGGCGACCCGGAGCTGACCCTGCGCGGCCGATTCATCGAGGTCGATCCTGTTGTCCGCCAGGCCGATCCTGACGCTTGGTGGCTCTCGTTCGAGGAGACCGCTCCGCTCGTCGGAACGATCGAGCTCGAGGCTGCCTCCCTCCTGCGCTTCGACCTGGAACGAGGCGAGTTATCGGTGATGCTCTGGACGCCGCCGAGCGGCGTCACGGAGCGGCGAAAACCCTACCCCTGA
- the galU gene encoding UTP--glucose-1-phosphate uridylyltransferase GalU, which translates to MRVRKAVLPAAGFGTRFLPATKAIPKEMIPLVDRPIIQYAVEEAVASGIEQIIIVIASGRSAVEEHFDSHPGLESWLEERGDIEMLRVVRRISEIGPIAFVHQKEQLGLGHAVLMAKELVGDEPFAVLLSDDVMLNPGGKPVTEQLIEQYHAHRGSMIAVQRVPRDDVDRYGIVAPLHQEGRLVEIDDLVEKPSVGDAPSDLAVLGRYILSPKIFDKLETTQRGAGGEIQLTDAIRALSAEQPVFGYQFEGVRHDAGTRLGWLKANIAMSLESDLADEVRAHVRSLDLRD; encoded by the coding sequence GTGCGCGTCAGAAAGGCCGTCCTGCCGGCGGCCGGCTTCGGCACCCGCTTCCTGCCCGCGACCAAGGCCATCCCCAAGGAGATGATCCCGCTGGTCGACCGGCCGATCATCCAGTACGCGGTCGAGGAGGCGGTCGCCTCGGGGATCGAGCAGATCATCATCGTCATCGCCAGCGGCCGGAGCGCCGTCGAGGAGCACTTCGACTCGCATCCCGGCCTGGAGAGCTGGCTCGAGGAGCGTGGCGACATCGAGATGCTGCGCGTGGTGCGTCGCATCTCCGAGATCGGGCCGATCGCGTTCGTCCACCAGAAGGAGCAGCTCGGGCTCGGCCACGCGGTGCTGATGGCCAAGGAGCTGGTGGGTGACGAGCCGTTCGCCGTCCTCCTCTCGGACGACGTGATGCTCAACCCCGGTGGCAAACCCGTCACGGAGCAGCTGATCGAGCAGTACCACGCGCACCGCGGCTCGATGATCGCCGTCCAGCGCGTGCCGCGTGATGACGTCGACCGCTACGGGATCGTGGCGCCGCTCCACCAGGAGGGGCGGCTGGTCGAGATCGACGACCTGGTGGAGAAGCCATCGGTCGGCGACGCGCCGTCCGACCTGGCCGTCCTGGGACGCTACATCCTCAGCCCCAAGATCTTCGACAAGCTGGAGACGACCCAGCGGGGCGCAGGCGGCGAGATCCAGCTCACCGACGCCATCCGTGCCCTCTCGGCGGAGCAGCCGGTCTTCGGCTACCAATTTGAGGGCGTGCGACACGACGCCGGCACCAGGCTCGGCTGGCTGAAGGCCAACATCGCGATGTCCCTGGAGTCCGACCTCGCTGACGAGGTGCGGGCCCATGTGCGCAGCCTCGACCTGCGAGACTGA
- the pknB gene encoding Stk1 family PASTA domain-containing Ser/Thr kinase has translation MIGRLIGGRYRVIAPLGEGGMATLWRAMDEQLDREVAVKLLRPQYGNDPGFAARFKQEARSAGSLSHPNIVSVYDYGTDAETGGQFIVMQLVDGEDLAAILHKHGRLETDDAVRIAIGVASALEAAHRRGIVHRDVKPGNILIDQDVKVTDFGIARAVSEASMTVTGTTLGSVHYFSPEQARGDEVTGQSDVYALGIVLYEMLTGRRPFEGDSAAGVALKRLSEDPAPPTVHGPVSPGLSAIVMRALERDPAGRYPDAGAFAEALRVWQRDPDAANAVAAATVVPATPAGGEPTVYVPPRVTLPSDRAAISGIPPDGAGGSRGAPPGRPLQRYPEPRDEGQPWWIWLLALLAVILLGTLGFLGAQLLGGLGPNGSATPTPNGLTVPNWVGDPIAGVRADADRLGIDLRELPTEPSDTVPVDRVIRTSPEAETPIERGGTVSVVVSSGEEQVVVPVLIGQTRAEATATLERNDLVLGRVTSEPSGQPAGDVISTNPSAGIEVGVGSQVDLVLSLGPTPSPSPSPTPVPTPSPTPLPPPPTPEPSTS, from the coding sequence ATGATCGGGCGGCTGATCGGCGGTCGGTATCGAGTCATCGCCCCCCTCGGTGAGGGTGGGATGGCGACGCTGTGGCGCGCCATGGACGAGCAGCTCGACCGCGAGGTCGCCGTCAAGCTGCTCCGGCCGCAGTACGGCAACGACCCCGGCTTCGCCGCGCGGTTCAAGCAGGAGGCACGATCGGCCGGGTCGCTCTCCCATCCGAACATCGTCTCGGTCTACGACTACGGGACCGATGCGGAGACGGGCGGCCAGTTCATCGTCATGCAGCTGGTCGACGGCGAGGACCTGGCCGCCATCCTGCATAAGCACGGACGCCTCGAGACCGATGACGCGGTCCGCATCGCGATCGGGGTGGCATCCGCCCTCGAGGCCGCGCATCGGCGCGGGATCGTGCATCGAGACGTGAAGCCGGGAAACATCCTGATCGACCAGGACGTGAAGGTGACCGACTTCGGGATCGCCCGGGCCGTCAGCGAGGCATCGATGACGGTGACCGGCACCACGCTGGGATCGGTCCATTACTTCAGCCCCGAGCAGGCGCGTGGCGACGAGGTGACCGGCCAGTCCGATGTCTACGCGCTGGGGATCGTCCTGTACGAGATGCTGACCGGGCGCCGCCCGTTCGAGGGCGACTCGGCCGCGGGCGTTGCGCTGAAGCGGCTCTCCGAGGACCCGGCACCCCCGACCGTCCACGGGCCCGTCTCGCCGGGTCTCTCGGCGATCGTCATGCGCGCGCTCGAGCGCGATCCCGCCGGCCGCTACCCGGACGCCGGCGCGTTCGCGGAAGCCCTCAGGGTCTGGCAGCGCGACCCCGACGCCGCCAATGCAGTTGCCGCGGCCACCGTCGTCCCAGCGACACCGGCGGGGGGCGAGCCGACCGTCTACGTGCCGCCGCGGGTCACCCTCCCATCCGACCGCGCGGCAATCTCGGGCATCCCCCCGGACGGGGCCGGTGGCTCGCGTGGCGCACCGCCGGGCCGTCCGCTGCAGCGCTACCCTGAGCCGCGCGACGAGGGACAGCCATGGTGGATCTGGCTGCTGGCCCTGCTGGCGGTCATCCTGCTCGGCACGCTCGGCTTCCTGGGAGCCCAGCTGCTCGGCGGGCTCGGGCCGAATGGTTCGGCAACGCCGACTCCGAACGGGCTGACCGTGCCCAACTGGGTTGGCGACCCGATCGCCGGTGTCCGCGCGGACGCAGATCGCCTTGGCATCGACCTGAGGGAGCTGCCGACCGAGCCGAGCGACACCGTTCCAGTCGACCGCGTGATCCGGACCAGCCCCGAGGCCGAAACCCCCATCGAGCGGGGCGGAACCGTGAGCGTCGTCGTGAGCTCGGGGGAGGAGCAGGTGGTCGTTCCGGTCCTGATCGGGCAGACCCGCGCCGAGGCGACGGCCACCCTGGAGAGAAATGACCTGGTGCTGGGGCGCGTCACAAGCGAGCCGTCCGGCCAGCCCGCCGGGGATGTGATCAGCACGAACCCCAGCGCCGGCATAGAGGTGGGGGTAGGAAGCCAGGTCGACCTCGTGCTCTCCCTTGGGCCGACGCCGTCGCCCAGCCCGTCGCCGACACCCGTGCCAACGCCGAGCCCCACGCCGCTGCCGCCGCCGCCTACGCCGGAGCCATCGACGTCCTGA
- the trxA gene encoding thioredoxin, with protein sequence MTVDDATFEAEVLNAEKPVLVDFWAPWCGPCRLVSPVVEAVGEAHADKIATAKVNTDENQQLAMRYSIFSIPTLIVFRDGREAARLVGYMPQEAMEDRLREFLA encoded by the coding sequence ATGACGGTCGATGACGCGACCTTCGAGGCGGAGGTCCTGAACGCCGAGAAGCCGGTCCTGGTCGACTTCTGGGCGCCGTGGTGCGGCCCCTGCCGCCTCGTCTCGCCGGTCGTCGAGGCCGTCGGCGAGGCGCATGCCGACAAGATCGCCACGGCCAAGGTGAACACCGACGAGAACCAGCAGCTGGCGATGCGCTACAGCATCTTCAGCATCCCCACGCTCATCGTTTTCCGGGACGGCCGCGAGGCCGCGCGCCTCGTCGGATACATGCCGCAGGAGGCGATGGAGGATCGGCTTCGCGAGTTTCTGGCCTAG
- a CDS encoding Mur ligase family protein, translating to MAALRSRGRFGISLGLTRIAALLDELGNPQRRLRGALVGGTNGKGSVVALARSVLQEAGLRIGTMPKPHLVSYRERIAIDGRPISRERFAAALEAVTPAIARVTARLGPPTEFEVLTAAAFRELANAGVDLALVEVGLGGRLDATNVLDPGVAVIANVQHDHERLLGSTLAAIGAEKAAIIKPGNLAVTGARGRGLRPILARCVDVGASLRRAGPRQPYDAALREAGWDGIIVEATRGPGGPLPGLRIGLLGSHQAANAAVALGLLDALVEDAVRKGMVLAVDEGAIRRGFAAARWPGRLELLRETAFGPVLLDGAHNPAGARALARALGELDLRRFPMVFGAMRGKRVAAVLRALAPLDPRPVFTRVEDAGAIPAEELLGRWRSLGGHGRTAASPEAALRLAADLRRSAEQPVLVAGSLYLVGAVRGMLRGGGDP from the coding sequence GTGGCCGCCCTGCGCAGCCGGGGCCGTTTTGGGATCAGCCTGGGCCTGACCCGGATCGCGGCGCTCCTCGATGAGCTCGGCAACCCGCAGCGACGGCTGCGCGGAGCGCTGGTCGGCGGCACCAACGGCAAGGGCAGTGTCGTTGCCCTGGCGCGATCCGTGCTGCAGGAGGCGGGCCTACGGATCGGCACCATGCCAAAGCCCCACCTGGTCAGCTACCGCGAGCGGATCGCCATCGACGGCCGGCCGATCAGCCGAGAGCGGTTCGCCGCCGCCCTGGAGGCGGTCACGCCGGCGATTGCGCGGGTGACGGCTCGCCTCGGACCACCGACCGAATTCGAGGTGCTGACCGCGGCCGCATTCCGGGAGCTGGCCAACGCGGGGGTCGACCTCGCCCTGGTGGAGGTGGGGCTGGGAGGGCGGCTCGACGCAACCAATGTCCTGGATCCCGGGGTGGCGGTGATCGCCAACGTTCAGCACGATCACGAGCGTCTGCTGGGATCAACCCTGGCTGCCATCGGCGCCGAGAAGGCGGCCATCATCAAGCCCGGCAACCTGGCGGTGACCGGCGCGCGCGGACGCGGGCTTCGGCCGATCCTTGCCCGCTGCGTCGATGTCGGCGCTTCGCTGCGTCGAGCCGGCCCTCGGCAGCCGTATGACGCCGCTCTCCGGGAGGCCGGCTGGGACGGGATTATCGTCGAGGCGACACGAGGGCCCGGCGGCCCGCTGCCGGGCCTGCGTATCGGGCTGCTGGGGAGCCACCAGGCCGCCAACGCCGCGGTGGCGCTCGGCCTGCTCGACGCCCTGGTCGAGGACGCGGTCAGGAAGGGCATGGTGCTGGCGGTGGACGAGGGGGCGATTCGGCGAGGCTTTGCGGCCGCCCGCTGGCCGGGCCGGCTCGAGCTGCTCAGGGAGACGGCCTTCGGTCCCGTGCTCCTCGACGGTGCACACAACCCGGCTGGCGCGCGCGCCCTGGCTCGCGCGCTCGGCGAGCTGGATCTGCGCCGCTTCCCGATGGTCTTCGGCGCGATGCGCGGCAAGCGGGTGGCGGCAGTCCTGCGCGCGCTGGCACCGCTCGATCCTCGGCCGGTCTTCACCCGCGTCGAGGACGCCGGCGCGATCCCGGCCGAGGAGCTGCTCGGGCGCTGGCGGAGCCTTGGCGGACACGGACGGACCGCGGCGAGCCCCGAGGCGGCCCTCCGGCTGGCAGCCGATCTTCGCCGCTCCGCGGAGCAACCCGTCCTCGTCGCCGGGTCGCTCTACCTCGTGGGCGCGGTGCGTGGGATGCTGCGCGGCGGGGGGGACCCGTGA
- the folP gene encoding dihydropteroate synthase, which produces MIDLSWGERTYVMGIINVTADSFSGDGIATPGRSEAEIVGAALEQARSFVAAGAQLLDVGAESSRPAQFYGEHASVSAEEEAALAVPVVAALAVKLGDRASVSIDTTKGSVAREALAAGATMVNDVWAGRRDPDTVAAAAETGAHLVLMHNKDLAEYPAGVFDEVVSWLRAAIEDAIAAGVQRERLIVDPGIGFGKTPAHSIEILHRLAELKEALGGLPLLVGTSRKQVIGELLGGASPDQRLEGTAASVALAIAAGVDIVRVHDVEAMMKTVRVSDGIVRWRP; this is translated from the coding sequence GTGATCGACCTCTCGTGGGGCGAACGCACCTACGTGATGGGCATCATCAACGTCACCGCCGACTCATTCAGCGGAGACGGCATCGCCACGCCCGGCCGCAGCGAGGCGGAGATCGTTGGTGCGGCGCTTGAGCAGGCACGCAGTTTCGTGGCGGCCGGTGCGCAGCTCCTCGATGTCGGCGCCGAATCCTCCCGGCCGGCGCAGTTCTACGGTGAGCACGCATCGGTCTCCGCCGAAGAGGAGGCCGCGCTGGCCGTCCCGGTGGTGGCAGCGCTGGCAGTGAAGCTTGGCGATCGCGCCAGCGTGAGCATCGATACGACCAAGGGCTCGGTGGCTCGCGAGGCGCTGGCGGCAGGCGCCACCATGGTCAATGACGTGTGGGCGGGCCGCCGCGACCCGGACACGGTGGCCGCCGCCGCCGAAACCGGCGCCCACCTGGTCCTGATGCACAACAAGGATCTGGCCGAGTACCCCGCCGGCGTGTTCGACGAGGTGGTGTCGTGGCTTCGGGCCGCCATCGAGGACGCCATCGCCGCCGGTGTCCAGCGAGAGCGGCTGATCGTCGACCCGGGGATCGGCTTCGGCAAGACACCCGCCCATTCGATCGAGATCCTGCATCGGCTGGCGGAGCTCAAGGAGGCGCTGGGCGGGCTCCCGCTGCTGGTCGGCACGAGTCGCAAGCAAGTCATCGGCGAGCTGCTGGGTGGCGCCTCGCCGGACCAGCGGCTGGAGGGAACGGCCGCCAGCGTCGCGCTGGCCATTGCCGCCGGCGTAGACATCGTTCGCGTCCACGACGTGGAGGCGATGATGAAGACGGTGCGCGTGTCGGACGGGATCGTGAGGTGGCGACCATGA
- the folB gene encoding dihydroneopterin aldolase, with translation MSDRITLRGMQFMGRHGVAAEERAEPQPFEVDLVLRLDLSGPAETDDLADTINYSTLFKLAGQVVEGRSFQLLEALAGAIADAVLAAHPVDDVEVRVRKPKAPLPGAFEAVEVRIRRRRGA, from the coding sequence ATGAGCGACCGGATCACGCTGCGCGGGATGCAGTTCATGGGCCGCCACGGCGTTGCAGCCGAGGAGCGCGCGGAGCCGCAGCCGTTCGAGGTCGACCTGGTGCTGCGCCTTGACCTGTCCGGGCCCGCCGAGACCGATGACCTGGCCGACACGATCAACTATTCAACCCTCTTCAAGCTGGCGGGCCAGGTGGTCGAGGGGCGATCGTTCCAGCTGCTCGAGGCGTTGGCCGGGGCGATCGCCGACGCCGTGCTCGCAGCGCATCCGGTCGACGACGTGGAGGTTCGCGTCCGCAAGCCAAAGGCCCCGTTGCCCGGGGCCTTTGAGGCGGTGGAGGTTCGGATTCGCCGCCGACGCGGTGCTTAA